The proteins below come from a single Oncorhynchus gorbuscha isolate QuinsamMale2020 ecotype Even-year linkage group LG12, OgorEven_v1.0, whole genome shotgun sequence genomic window:
- the LOC123990261 gene encoding ribosome biogenesis regulatory protein homolog — MSDMLPKMAACSIEDVLAKAERDEAEKLKSITVQKELDLEFDIGNLVAYDKNRIDIRQFREQKKDDFLRSLARDNTQLLINEIWKHPTERVEEVIVVKLPEPTTALPREKPPPKPRPPTKWEEFAKLKGIQKKKKTNLVWDDVAKEWKRRWGYKRVNDGTKEWLIEVPETADPNEDQFAKRNKAKKEKVAKNELHRLRNIARAQKIKVPGVGLTPTAQQSTSDLSRAVNVAKVSTASAGKFQDRLPKEKAPRNTGKKRKFQPVIGNFSSEKQRQLDLLKVMDSKKPRLDVNKAVNKQMREDDREESAAKFRKGGKKGRKGGNFSGKGGGGKGKGGGGKGRAGGGKGRAGGKGQGPPGGKKGAGKR, encoded by the coding sequence ATGTCGGACATGCTTCCAAAAATGGCTGCGTGCAGTATAGAAGACGTGCTTGCTAAAGCTGAACGAGATGAGGCTGAAAAACTCAAAAGTATCACCGTTCAAAAAGAACTGGACCTTGAGTTTGATATCGGAAACCTGGTCGCATACGACAAGAACCGTATTGATATTCGACAGTTCCGTGAACAGAAGAAAGACGATTTCCTGCGCTCGCTAGCTCGTGACAACACGCAGCTCCTGATCAACGAGATATGGAAGCATcccacagagagagtagaggaggtaaTCGTAGTCAAACTACCCGAGCCGACCACTGCACTGCCGAGAGAGAAGCCCCCACCGAAGCCCCGGCCTCCAACCAAATGGGAGGAATTCGCCAAATTGAAGGGGATCCAAAAGAAGAAGAAAACTAACCTGGTATGGGACGATGTTGCCAAAGAGTGGAAGCGGCGTTGGGGCTACAAGCGTGTTAATGATGGCACGAAAGAGTGGCTGATTGAGGTCCCCGAAACAGCCGACCCCAACGAGGACCAATTTGCCAAACGGAACAAAGCCAAGAAGGAGAAGGTTGCAAAAAACGAGCTGCATCGCCTGAGGAACATAGCCAGGGCACAGAAGATCAAAGTACCAGGTGTTGGACTCACACCGACCGCGCAGCAATCCACAAGTGACCTGAGTAGGGCTGTCAATGTGGCCAAGGTATCCACAGCTTCCGCAGGTAAATTCCAAGATCGCCTACCGAAGGAGAAAGCTCCCAGAAACACCGGGAAGAAGAGGAAATTCCAGCCTGTCATCGGTAACTTTTCCAGTGAAAAGCAGAGGCAGCTGGATCTGCTCAAGGTGATGGACAGTAAGAAACCTCGTCTGGACGTCAACAAAGCTGTAAACAAACAAATGCGAGAGGATGACCGAGAGGAGTCTGCAGCGAAATTTAGGAAGGGGGGGAAGAAGGGACGCAAGGGTGGTAATTTCTCTGGAAAGGGTGGGGGTGGAAAGGGTAAAGGAGGTGGTGGCAAAGGAAGAGCAGGGGGTGGCAAAGGAAGAGCAGGGGGTAAAGGTCAAGGACCACCTGGAGGTAAAAAAGGAGCTGGGAAACGCTAA